In Thermobaculum terrenum ATCC BAA-798, the DNA window CATTTGCCTCCCTTCCTCCTTATGAGAATTTCTTATTGGCACTCTCAGTGCCAGACTGCTAGCTCCGGCACGTATTCTACAACAATGTCCTGCTATCCTGCAAGAGTTTTTAGCACTTTTGAGGTTAGAGTGCTAAAAATGGCCTCGCTTGCCCATGACCTGTTATCCTGGGTAGGCTGTCGCTGAGTGTAATAGCAGGCCGTTTTATGGCATACTTCCCTTGCTATGTCAAAATTACACGTAACCAACGAGGTAGGTAGACTTCGCAAGGTCCTGCTTCACAAGCCCGGCAGGGAGATGGATTTGCTGACCCCTGAGAATAGGGAAGAGATGCTGTTCGAGGAGCTGCTGTGGCTCCCGAGAGCAAGTCTGGAACATCGCATACTTGCCTCTGTCCTTGAGGTCGCAACTGGAATAGGAGGAGTCTTTTATCTTGAGGACTTGCTATCCCATTCGTTGGCAGATGATCTTTGTAGAGCGGAGCTGGTTGATGAAATACTCAGGGTTGATACTCCTCTGGGCATGAACAGGCAGGATGCAAAGAGCTGGTTGCTAACCCTACCACCACAAATACTGGCCGATGTGCTGATAGGTAGACCACAGGTTAATGGCTATGACTCTCTGTCTTCCAGATACTTAGGCGAAGGTGGGATCTTTACACCTCTACCTAACCTGATATTTATGCGTGATCCTGCCGTGGTAGTAGGTGACTCTGCAATCGTGAGCAGCATGCATCTGCAGGTGCGCAGGCGGGAATCATTACTCCTAAGGCACGTGCTTCTAAGGCATCCAGATATTGCCTCCACCTTACTGATGGATGCCTTGGATAGCTCTCAGGAAGCCCAGCAGGGGTATATAGAGGGAGGGGATGTGCTGGTCCTGAATGAGCGCACGCTGGTGGTTGGATGCTCTGAGAGGACTGACTACCAAGGGATAGACAGACTTGCTCAGAGCTTGATGAAGGCATCTGCTGATGTGGAGAAGATATATGTGGTGTTGATGCCTCCAAGAAGGGCTTGGATGCATCTTGATACCATCATCACTTTCCTGAGTCAGGATGAGTGTGTGATCTACTCTCCGCTGATATTGGGTCTCGGGAGCGAGGGTGTTACGGTGCTCGAAGTACAGCTACTTGGCAATAGGATCAGGATAAAGGAGCACGATGATCCCCTGCCAACAGTGCTAAGCAGGAGCGAAGGTATAGACTTGAAGTGGGTC includes these proteins:
- a CDS encoding arginine deiminase family protein yields the protein MSKLHVTNEVGRLRKVLLHKPGREMDLLTPENREEMLFEELLWLPRASLEHRILASVLEVATGIGGVFYLEDLLSHSLADDLCRAELVDEILRVDTPLGMNRQDAKSWLLTLPPQILADVLIGRPQVNGYDSLSSRYLGEGGIFTPLPNLIFMRDPAVVVGDSAIVSSMHLQVRRRESLLLRHVLLRHPDIASTLLMDALDSSQEAQQGYIEGGDVLVLNERTLVVGCSERTDYQGIDRLAQSLMKASADVEKIYVVLMPPRRAWMHLDTIITFLSQDECVIYSPLILGLGSEGVTVLEVQLLGNRIRIKEHDDPLPTVLSRSEGIDLKWVECGGSDRLQQDREQWTDGANFFAIYPGVVVVYERNEATLEELHRHLGYEIIRIDDAVFPEDASTSNDGVFLVDGRWISYPELVSMIAIGSGKKLAIAIPGSELSRGRGGPHCLTMPLWRDDI